The Acidobacteriota bacterium genome includes the window CCTGCTTCTGCCGCGCGGCCGCGCCGCCTCGAAGGCAGGCAAAATCCCTGTATCCACCGGCGATTCCGGGCCGCTGCTTCTGTGGGACCCGGCATTTGACACTGCCGCCGCTTTGGTGTTTACACCCCGCTTCGGTCGCGGCGCCCTTCGGGTCGCTGCGGCCTCCCCGTTTCCAGACGTCATACCCAAGAAGGATCCGCCCATGTTCGCGGTCATCAAGACAGGCGGCAAGCAGTACAAAGTGTCCGAAGGCGACACGCTTGTCATCGAGAAGCTGTCGGCAGCTGCCGGCGACACCGTCACCTTCGACCAGGTGCTGATGATCGGCGAAGGCGCCGGCATCACCATCGGCTCGCCCGTCGTGGCCGGCGCCCTCGTCACCGCCGAAGTGGCCGGCGACGTGCGTGGCCCGAAGCTGATCACCCGCAAGAAGCGTCAGCGCCAGACCT containing:
- the rplU gene encoding 50S ribosomal protein L21, with product MFAVIKTGGKQYKVSEGDTLVIEKLSAAAGDTVTFDQVLMIGEGAGITIGSPVVAGALVTAEVAGDVRGPKLITRKKRQRQTYRRTIGHRQDLMEVKITGISAEGEKKKATRKKAAPKADAAEAATEE